The genomic interval TCCCCAACAGAAAGGTAAATTTCTGTCGTGCTGACATGTCGGTGGCCAAGCAACTTGCTCAGAGTGTACAAGTCGACTCCGGTCAACATTCCATTCGTGGCATAGGTGTGGCGTAGACAATGGAAAGAAATATGGGCTTTCTCGTCTTCCGAAATCGTTCTCATTTTCGTGACGATGCGTTTGAATGTTTCCCCAACGGAATTTTTGCACAAAGGCTCCATTCCGCCGGTTGCTGAAAAAAGAAACAGGTTTTGCTTCTGTGGGCTATGGATCGCATCCTCACCGTACAAAAATGTCACATATTCCCGTAATAGCGAGGTCAATTCCTTTCCGAGCCAAACAGGCCTTCCTTCCCGGTGGTATTTTCCAAAGACAATGGCCTTACGTCCTTCCCAATCGATATCCCGTATCCGAATATTCACAACCTCTCCAATGCGGCACCCTGTGCCAAGCGTCGTGGAGATCAATACGAAATACTTAACCCCGTATTTGGTTTGACGGGCCCATTCCAGAATTTCTGTTACCGCCGTCTCACTTAACGCCTTTGGTATCTTCTGGTCAACCCGTTCAGTTTTGAGTAGGTCAGGGATCTCTTTGTTGATCCAGTTTTGTCTTAGCGCCTCTTTCCAGAACTTGCGCAACACACTGATTTTTTTGTTGCGGGTGGCCGGTGCATAGTGCTCCATGGACAAATAGTCCCCAATGAAATGTTCAATCAACACTTCATCCACATCCCGTCCAAGCATTCCTTTGTTTTCCACAAATCGTTGAAACTGCTCAATTTCATTCAGGTACGTTTTCCGGGTCT from Effusibacillus pohliae DSM 22757 carries:
- a CDS encoding tyrosine-type recombinase/integrase, coding for MPIPVPQHIASANRLLDQLLAQLGPEGLAVELHRRGLMSSMGQKSVEPCSMERALFEFEEQVRLTSSMETRKTYLNEIEQFQRFVENKGMLGRDVDEVLIEHFIGDYLSMEHYAPATRNKKISVLRKFWKEALRQNWINKEIPDLLKTERVDQKIPKALSETAVTEILEWARQTKYGVKYFVLISTTLGTGCRIGEVVNIRIRDIDWEGRKAIVFGKYHREGRPVWLGKELTSLLREYVTFLYGEDAIHSPQKQNLFLFSATGGMEPLCKNSVGETFKRIVTKMRTISEDEKAHISFHCLRHTYATNGMLTGVDLYTLSKLLGHRHVSTTEIYLSVGDYHLQQAAEKAQGNLKLHWG